GGAGCAGCAGCCGCGAGGTGAGCCCCTCGGCCCGCAGCGCCGCGTCGACCTTGAGCATGGCGACCTTGATGATGTCGGCGGCCGAGCCCTGGATGGGTGCGTTGAGGGCCATCCGCTCGGCCATCTCGCGCCGCTGCCGGTTGTCGCTGGTCAGGTCGGGCAGGTAGCGGCGGCGCCCCATGATGGTCTCGGTGAAGCCGCTGCGCCGGGCCTCGTCGACGATTCCGCCGAGGTAGTCGCGGATGCCGCCGAAGGTCTCGAAGTACTCGTCCATGAGGCCACGGGCCTCGCTGGTGTCGATGCGCAGCTGCTGGGAGAGGCCGAACGCCGACAGGCCGTAGGCGAGGCCGTAGTTCATCGCCTTGATCTTGGCCCGCATCTCGCCCGTGACGTCGGTCGGGTCGACGTCGAAGACGCGCCCCGCGGTGACGGAGTGGAAGTCGTGCCCCGAGCGGAACGCCGCGATCAGCGCCTCGTCCTCGGACAGGTGCGCCATGATGCGCATCTCGATCTGGGAGTAGTCGGCCGTCATCAGCTCGGCCCAGCCGGGACCGACCACGAAGCCCTCGCGGATCCGGCGCCCGGCCTCGGTGCGGACCGGGATGTTCTGCAGGTTGGGGTCGGTGCTCGACAGCCGTCCGGTCGCGGCGATCAGCTGGTTGAACGTCGTGTGGATGCGCCCGTCGTCGGAGACCGTCTTGAGCAGGCCCTCCACGGTCTGGCGCAGCCGGATCACGTCGCGGTGGCGCAGCAGGTGGAGCAGGAAGGGGTGCTCGGTCTTCTCGTAGAGGCCCTGCAGCGCGTCGGCGTCGGTCGTCCAGCCGGTCTTGGTGCGCTTGGTCTTGGGCATGTCGAGCTCGTCGAACAGCACGGTCTGCAGCTGCTTGGGGGAGCCCAGGTTGATCTCCTTGCCGATGACGCCGTAGGCGTCGTCGGCCGCCTCGCGGACCCCGACCCCGAAGCCCGCCTCCAGCTCGGAGAGCAGCTCGCGGTCGACGGCGATGCCGACCTGCTCCATCGCGACGAGCACGTCGATCAGCGGCAGCTCGACGTCGGCGAGCAGCTGGGTGCCGCCCCGCTCCTCGAGCTCCTGGTCGAGCGCGGCCGCCAGGTCGAGGACCGCACCGGCGTGCAGCATCGCCGTCTCGGCCCCCGCGTCGCCCGCGTCGCCGTCGAGGCCGTCCAGGCTCAGCTGGCCGTCGTCGACGACGTTCTGCTTCAGCTCGCGCTTGAGGTAGCGCACGGTCAGGTCGGCCAGGTCGTAGGAGCGCTGGTCGGGCCGGGCCAGGTAGGCCGAGAGGGCGGTGTCGCGCTCGAGGCCCCGCAGCTGCCAGCCGCGGGCGGCCAGGGCCAGCAGCGGGCCCTTCGCGTCGTGGAGCACCTTGGGCTGCCCGGCGTCGCCGAACCAGGTCACGACGGCGGCGTCGTCCTCCGGCGCCAGCTGCTCGACGACCAGGTGAGCGGCGGTGCCCGCAGCGGTGGCGAACGAGAGCGTGAGGACCTCGCCCGACCCGGCGCGCCACTCCCCCTCCACGTGCACCCCGACGCGCTGGCCGTCGCTGGCGTGCTCGGCGAGCCAGGCACCCACCGCGCCGGGCTCGAGCCGGGTCGAGTCGAGGGCGAAGCCCGAGTCGTCGATGTCCTCGACCGACTCGAGGGTCTCGAAGAGCCGGTCGCGCAGCACCCGGAACTCGAGGCCGTCGAACAGGGTGTGCACCTCCTGGCGGTCCCAGGGCTGGACGGCGAGGTCGGTGGGCACCAGCGGCAGGTCGAGGTCGACCACGAGCGCGTTGAGCTGGCGGTTGCGGATCACGTCGCCCAGGTGCTCGCGCAGGCTCTCGCCGGCCTTGCCCTTGATCTCCTCCGCGCGGTTGATGACGTTCTCGAGGCCGTCGTAGGTCGCGATCCACTTCGCGGCGGTCTTGGGGCCGACGCCGGGCACGCCGGGCAGGTTGTCGGAGGTCTCCCCGACCAGCGCCGCCAGCTCGGGGTAGCGCGCCGGGGCGAGGCCGTACTTCTCCTCGACGGCCTCGGGCGTCATCCGCTTCATCTCCGAGACGCCGCGCATCGGGTAGATCACGGTGGTGCGCTCGTTGACCAGCTGGAAGGAGTCGCGGTCGCCCGAGCAGATGAGGACCTCGAAGTCGTCGGCGTAGGCCTGGGTGGCCAGGGTGCCGATGATGTCGTCGGCCTCGAAGCCGTCCTTCTCCAGGAACGGCACCCGCAGCGCGTTGAGCACCTCCTTGATCAGCGAGACCTGCCCGCCGAACTCCGAGGGCGAGGTCGACCGGTTGGCCTTGTAGTCGACGTAGGCCTCGGAGCGGAAGGTCTGGCGCGAGACGTCGAAGGCGACCGCGAGGTGGGTGGGCTGCTCGTCGCGCAGCACGTTGATGAGCATCGAGACGAAGCCGTAGACCGCGTTGGTGTGCTGCCCCGTGGTGGTGGAGAAGTTGTCCACGGGCAGGGCGAAGAAGGCCCGGTAGGCCAACGAGTGCCCGTCCAGCAGGAGCAGGCGCGGGCGGGTGATCTCAGCTGACTCGGCCACGGGCCGACCCTAACGCGGGGCACCGACAGCGCCGCGGGCGCGGTGGAGCCGTCGAGCGCCGGTCGGCAGGCTCAGGCGCCGGCCTGGCGACGCCGGGCGGAGCGCCGCTGGGCGAGCACCTCGACGAGGTGGCGGTTGGTGCCGGCACCGGCCCGGGCGCGCTCCACCGAGAGCTTCTTGCGCAGGGCGGGGGTGCTCACCAGCCGCACCGTGGCCACGGTCTGCAGGCCCAGGCGGGCGAAGAAGCGGTTGGTCTCGCGGTTGCCGTCGGTGAAGGCGCTGAGCTGCTCGACGTCCTTCTCCTCGGCCCAGGTGACCGCGGCCTCCATCAGCGCGTGGGCGTAGCCGTGGCGGCGGTAGGCCGGGAGCACCACCAGGTAGGAGGTGTGCACCGCGGTGTCGAGCGAGAGCGGCGAGATCGGCCCGCGCTGGAGGTGCAGCGCCGCGACGATGCGCTCGTCGCACTCGGCGACCAGGAGCCGCTCGTCGGGGTTGAGCGCGAGGTTGGCCAGCGACTGCTCGGCGTCGCGCCGGGCCTGCTCGCTGCCCTCGCCGGTGCGGGTCGTCTCCGCCCACAGCTGCAGCAGCCGCTCGGCGTCCTCCGGGACGGCATCACGGATCTGTGGCGCCTGGCGCGGCATCGGACCTCCTGTGGACACGGACGAGACGCAGGATGCGTGGACACACTCGACCCGAGACGCCGGACCCGTCGGCGGACCCGGACGGTGAGAGACTATCCGCCGTCGTAGTTGCGTTGTAAAGGAGATGGATGTTCCCGGGGGTCGGCACGCTCGTCAACGTCGTGACGGTGCTGCTGGGCACCCTCGTGGGCACCTCCGTCGGCCACCGCCTCCCCGAGCGCACCCGCACCGTGGTCACCGACGGGCTCGGCCTGGTGACGCTGCTCATCGCGGCCGGCTCCGCCGCCGCGGTCGGTGACGCGGCCCTGTCGGACGCGGTCGGCGACGCCGCTCCCCTGCTGGTCGTCCTGGGCTCGGTCCTCGTCGGCGGGATCACCGGCTCGCT
This genomic interval from Nocardioides scoriae contains the following:
- the polA gene encoding DNA polymerase I, whose product is MAESAEITRPRLLLLDGHSLAYRAFFALPVDNFSTTTGQHTNAVYGFVSMLINVLRDEQPTHLAVAFDVSRQTFRSEAYVDYKANRSTSPSEFGGQVSLIKEVLNALRVPFLEKDGFEADDIIGTLATQAYADDFEVLICSGDRDSFQLVNERTTVIYPMRGVSEMKRMTPEAVEEKYGLAPARYPELAALVGETSDNLPGVPGVGPKTAAKWIATYDGLENVINRAEEIKGKAGESLREHLGDVIRNRQLNALVVDLDLPLVPTDLAVQPWDRQEVHTLFDGLEFRVLRDRLFETLESVEDIDDSGFALDSTRLEPGAVGAWLAEHASDGQRVGVHVEGEWRAGSGEVLTLSFATAAGTAAHLVVEQLAPEDDAAVVTWFGDAGQPKVLHDAKGPLLALAARGWQLRGLERDTALSAYLARPDQRSYDLADLTVRYLKRELKQNVVDDGQLSLDGLDGDAGDAGAETAMLHAGAVLDLAAALDQELEERGGTQLLADVELPLIDVLVAMEQVGIAVDRELLSELEAGFGVGVREAADDAYGVIGKEINLGSPKQLQTVLFDELDMPKTKRTKTGWTTDADALQGLYEKTEHPFLLHLLRHRDVIRLRQTVEGLLKTVSDDGRIHTTFNQLIAATGRLSSTDPNLQNIPVRTEAGRRIREGFVVGPGWAELMTADYSQIEMRIMAHLSEDEALIAAFRSGHDFHSVTAGRVFDVDPTDVTGEMRAKIKAMNYGLAYGLSAFGLSQQLRIDTSEARGLMDEYFETFGGIRDYLGGIVDEARRSGFTETIMGRRRYLPDLTSDNRQRREMAERMALNAPIQGSAADIIKVAMLKVDAALRAEGLTSRLLLQVHDELVLEVAQGEREQLEALVRREMAAAADLTVPLDVSVGTGMSWHEAAH
- a CDS encoding GNAT family N-acetyltransferase → MPRQAPQIRDAVPEDAERLLQLWAETTRTGEGSEQARRDAEQSLANLALNPDERLLVAECDERIVAALHLQRGPISPLSLDTAVHTSYLVVLPAYRRHGYAHALMEAAVTWAEEKDVEQLSAFTDGNRETNRFFARLGLQTVATVRLVSTPALRKKLSVERARAGAGTNRHLVEVLAQRRSARRRQAGA